In Gambusia affinis linkage group LG08, SWU_Gaff_1.0, whole genome shotgun sequence, a single window of DNA contains:
- the lysmd4 gene encoding lysM and putative peptidoglycan-binding domain-containing protein 4: MWRGERGPQAFQAPVDVHASADGQVYMFKRRTNESAVSSDDEELSVVETRQIKQHNVRNVQLLEREVLDGDSLNKLALQYGCKVADIKRVNNLMQEQDLFALKVIKIPVQKHSFLTEAHSEKHDPQEEVPCSAHDRAPFEPRGEDVTDFLMEVDSDMDKLIQTTTDHEEDFSENTGRWRRCGFGRRRVMSHGADWGIQWWNALVAMLLIGIVLPLFYLIYFKTRDNRVVSPTVSQSSVSSSNTTQTHLS, from the exons ATGTGGAGGGGGGAGCGTGGCCCGCAGGCGTTCCAGGCCCCTGTGGATGTTCATGCCAGTGCAGATGGGCAGGTGTACATGTTTAAGAGGAGGACAAATGAGTCTGCTGTGTCCTCGGACGATGAGGAGCTCAGCGTTGTGGAGACAAGGCAGATAAAGCAACACAATGTGAGGAATGTCCAGCTGCTGGAGCGAGAAGTTTTAGATGGCGATAGCCTCAACAAGCTTGCCCTGCAATATGGCTGcaag GTTGCTGATATAAAACGTGTTAACAATCTTATGCAAGAACAAGATTTGTTTGCACTGAAAGTCATCAAAATACCAGTTCAGAAGCACAGCTTTTTGACAGAAGCGCACTCAGAAAAACATGATCCTCAAGAAGAAGTACCTTGTTCCGCTCATGATAGAGCTCCATTTGAGCCACGTGGGGAGGATGTCACAGACTTTCTTATGGAGGTAGACAGCGATATGGACAAACTGATTCAGACCACAACTGATCATGAAGAAGATTTCTCAGAAAACACTGGGAGATGGAGGAGATGCGGTTTTGGAAGAAGGCGTGTTATGAGTCATGGTGCAGACTGGGGAATCCAGTGGTGGAACGCTTTAGTAGCCATGCTGTTAATAGGGATTGTTCtgccattattttatttgatttactTCAAAACTAGGGACAACAGAGTAGTCTCGCCAACTGTCTCTCAGTCATCTGTCTCCTCTTCCAACACAACACAGACACACCTTAGCTAA